The Flavobacterium faecale genome has a segment encoding these proteins:
- the ltrA gene encoding group II intron reverse transcriptase/maturase, giving the protein MIARVVHPYNLQKALEHVISNRGSAGVDGVKVSQLKEGFPKRKPQLLEDIANGNYCSQPILGVEIPKGNGKVRLLGVPTTTDRVLQQAVSQVIAPLFETEFSSNSFGFRPNKNARQAVGQSRDYIHQGLNHIVDIDLKNFFDEVDHCLLLNLVYRKVKCKTTMRLIRKWLRAPIQIKGKLQKRRKGVPQGSPLSPLLSNILLHELDKEMTRRKYKFVRYADDFSIYCTSHNGAKATAQALVKFLKTKLKLTINEEKSGIKRPVHFTILGFGFVPTYKKGSKNDYQLVVAEKAWKKLKEKLKSISRKTAPVKLEDRIAKINEIQRGWLNYFRGTSIMGKLRDIDGWLRNRLRYCIWHDWKKPERKRKNLIRLGIDQDHAYAWSRTRKGGWAIAQSPILGSTITLKRLKQKGYQSLTDVYIELNPSLCEPPNT; this is encoded by the coding sequence ATGATTGCACGAGTAGTACATCCTTACAATCTTCAAAAAGCATTGGAACATGTTATTTCCAATCGAGGCAGTGCAGGCGTTGATGGCGTAAAAGTCAGCCAACTCAAAGAAGGTTTTCCGAAACGAAAACCACAACTGCTAGAAGATATTGCAAACGGAAACTACTGCTCACAACCCATTTTGGGAGTAGAAATTCCTAAGGGGAACGGCAAAGTCCGTCTTTTGGGAGTTCCTACCACTACCGACCGAGTGTTGCAACAAGCCGTATCGCAGGTTATAGCACCATTATTCGAAACCGAGTTTAGTAGCAATAGTTTTGGATTTCGCCCCAACAAGAATGCCCGACAAGCCGTTGGACAATCACGGGACTACATCCATCAAGGGTTGAACCACATTGTGGACATTGACCTCAAGAACTTCTTTGATGAAGTAGACCATTGTTTATTACTGAATTTAGTCTATCGAAAAGTGAAATGTAAAACTACGATGCGACTCATCCGAAAATGGTTGCGTGCGCCAATACAAATCAAAGGAAAACTACAGAAAAGACGCAAGGGCGTTCCGCAAGGAAGTCCACTCAGTCCGTTATTGTCGAATATTCTACTCCATGAATTGGACAAAGAAATGACAAGACGCAAATACAAATTTGTACGTTATGCCGATGATTTTAGTATTTATTGTACGAGCCACAACGGGGCAAAAGCGACAGCACAAGCACTTGTTAAATTCTTGAAAACAAAGCTCAAACTGACCATCAACGAGGAGAAAAGCGGGATAAAACGTCCTGTTCACTTCACGATTTTGGGATTCGGATTTGTGCCAACTTACAAGAAAGGAAGCAAGAACGATTATCAATTGGTAGTGGCAGAAAAAGCATGGAAGAAACTAAAAGAAAAGCTCAAAAGCATTAGCCGTAAAACCGCACCAGTCAAACTAGAAGACCGTATTGCCAAGATAAACGAAATTCAGCGAGGATGGTTAAACTATTTTCGGGGAACAAGTATCATGGGAAAATTACGTGACATAGATGGCTGGTTAAGAAACCGACTTCGGTACTGCATTTGGCACGACTGGAAAAAACCCGAACGGAAAAGGAAAAACCTCATACGACTAGGAATTGACCAAGACCACGCCTATGCATGGAGTCGGACTCGAAAAGGTGGTTGGGCGATTGCTCAGAGTCCAATTTTGGGGTCTACCATCACTTTGAAGCGCTTAAAACAAAAAGGGTATCAATCATTAACCGATGTTTATATCGAACTTAACCCATCTCTTTGCGAACCGCCGAATACGTGA
- a CDS encoding M48 family metallopeptidase, with protein sequence MSITIVNVGSVSVEVQFKPIKNLHLSVHPPFGKVTVSSPDFYDLEKVAIYLATKLAWIKREQKKIASQDREAEKLYLTKESHQFFGKRYLLQIEEAKRSKIVLQHNKIVLYAVKDATVAQKQKTLYDFYRKELRLKIEALVSLHATKMQLPYPAFKIQKMKTKWGSCTTTTNRLLFNIELAKKPLECIEYIVVHELVHLLERKHNKNFVLLMDRFMPEWRVQKKILNELPL encoded by the coding sequence ATGAGCATCACTATAGTAAATGTTGGCTCAGTTAGCGTTGAGGTTCAATTTAAACCAATAAAAAACTTGCATTTGAGTGTGCATCCACCCTTCGGGAAAGTGACTGTTTCTTCACCTGATTTCTATGATCTAGAGAAAGTAGCCATCTATTTGGCTACCAAATTGGCGTGGATAAAAAGAGAGCAAAAGAAAATTGCCAGTCAAGATCGTGAAGCCGAGAAATTATACCTTACTAAAGAAAGCCATCAGTTCTTTGGAAAGCGTTACTTGCTACAAATAGAAGAAGCAAAAAGGTCTAAAATCGTATTACAGCATAATAAAATAGTTCTATATGCCGTAAAAGATGCCACAGTAGCGCAGAAACAAAAAACTTTATATGATTTCTACCGTAAAGAACTACGGCTAAAAATAGAAGCATTAGTTAGTCTTCATGCAACTAAAATGCAACTGCCTTATCCTGCTTTTAAAATTCAAAAAATGAAAACGAAGTGGGGAAGTTGTACCACCACGACAAATCGATTGCTTTTTAATATTGAATTAGCAAAAAAGCCTTTGGAATGCATTGAGTACATAGTGGTTCACGAATTGGTTCATTTGCTAGAGCGTAAACACAATAAGAATTTTGTGCTACTCATGGATCGCTTTATGCCAGAATGGAGGGTACAAAAGAAAATTTTGAATGAATTACCACTTTAG
- a CDS encoding tyrosine-type recombinase/integrase yields MFTEKSNKRTALKCWKLLTYTKTIFVKCRITKRTTLHWLRYSFAIHVLERVANMHCIQGWLDHNSSKITEIYTHLSTKNLQQIKSPFDDL; encoded by the coding sequence ATATTTACTGAAAAATCAAACAAAAGGACAGCCTTAAAATGCTGGAAGCTTTTAACTTATACTAAGACAATATTTGTAAAATGTAGAATTACAAAACGCACCACTTTACATTGGCTGAGGTACAGCTTTGCTATACATGTACTAGAGAGGGTAGCAAATATGCACTGCATTCAAGGATGGTTAGACCACAATAGCAGTAAAATCACAGAAATTTATACGCATTTAAGCACTAAAAATTTACAGCAAATAAAAAGTCCATTTGATGATTTGTAA
- a CDS encoding transposase, producing the protein MKYKKWSLEEKLEILSSCEDLGVVETCRKYSVSTGSLYSWKKKHEKQGEAGLKVTYDDRSKELKQAEEENRILRKLLANKEIELEIGRELLKKKFGTSDPRKI; encoded by the coding sequence ATGAAATACAAGAAATGGAGTTTAGAAGAGAAGTTGGAAATTTTATCTTCTTGCGAAGATTTAGGCGTTGTAGAAACCTGTCGTAAATACAGTGTTAGTACAGGAAGTTTGTATAGTTGGAAGAAGAAGCATGAAAAACAAGGAGAGGCAGGCTTAAAAGTTACTTATGACGATCGTAGCAAAGAGTTAAAGCAAGCAGAGGAAGAGAACAGAATTCTACGTAAATTATTAGCTAATAAAGAAATTGAACTAGAAATTGGACGTGAACTTTTAAAAAAAAAGTTTGGGACGTCCGATCCAAGAAAGATTTAG
- a CDS encoding tetratricopeptide repeat-containing protein, which produces MKKKICFVIMGFGKKTDPSTGKTLDLDKTYKNIIQPAVLLSEFECVRADEIQDSGIIDRSMYALLIQSDLVIADISTFNPNAIYELGIRHAVKPFSTIVIKEREGRVPFDLDHTRTFKYTHLGEDIGSDEAERCVKDLSALINSITKNQQADSPLYEFFNSIEPPKLPEGEFKSIITELADKEKHIFAMVEKAKNLMEENDFSNAYKYWDKASKIIESETYFVQQKSLCRYKSKEPSESLALTDALNIIEDLLPSIDPETLGIIGAIYKRLYLLNNDVEFLNRAIENYGKGWNINENYYTGENYAFCLNLKSKVIEENDEKIYCNFEAKKTRQKIIQNLENEVNDDEFVNRTDMKWIYASLSHCYLSIEMNDKALEFENKFLENSLDWEKETFENSKKQLIEIIK; this is translated from the coding sequence ATGAAGAAAAAAATATGTTTTGTAATTATGGGATTCGGAAAGAAAACTGACCCATCAACAGGAAAAACTTTAGATTTAGATAAAACTTATAAAAATATAATTCAACCAGCTGTATTACTTTCAGAATTTGAATGTGTAAGAGCTGATGAAATTCAAGATAGTGGCATTATTGATAGAAGTATGTATGCCCTTCTAATTCAATCTGATTTGGTAATTGCAGATATTTCAACTTTTAATCCAAATGCGATTTACGAGTTAGGAATTAGACACGCTGTAAAACCGTTTTCAACAATAGTAATAAAAGAAAGAGAAGGTAGAGTTCCTTTTGATTTAGACCATACTCGTACATTTAAATATACGCATTTAGGCGAAGATATTGGAAGTGATGAAGCTGAACGTTGCGTAAAAGATTTAAGCGCTTTAATTAATTCAATTACCAAAAATCAACAAGCGGATAGTCCGCTTTATGAATTTTTTAATTCTATAGAGCCTCCAAAATTACCAGAAGGAGAGTTCAAAAGTATTATTACTGAACTCGCAGATAAAGAAAAGCATATTTTTGCAATGGTAGAAAAAGCAAAAAATTTAATGGAAGAAAATGATTTTTCAAATGCTTATAAATATTGGGATAAAGCAAGTAAAATAATCGAAAGTGAAACTTATTTTGTCCAACAAAAATCACTCTGTCGATACAAATCAAAAGAACCATCTGAAAGTCTTGCTTTGACAGATGCATTAAATATCATTGAAGATTTATTACCATCAATTGACCCTGAAACTCTTGGGATTATTGGGGCGATATATAAAAGATTGTATTTATTGAATAATGATGTAGAATTTCTAAATCGTGCTATTGAAAATTATGGCAAAGGATGGAACATAAATGAGAATTATTATACAGGAGAAAATTATGCTTTTTGCTTAAATTTAAAATCAAAAGTAATAGAAGAAAATGATGAGAAAATTTATTGCAATTTTGAAGCAAAAAAGACCAGACAGAAAATAATTCAAAATTTAGAAAATGAAGTTAATGACGATGAATTCGTAAATAGAACAGATATGAAATGGATTTATGCAAGTTTATCACATTGTTATCTATCAATTGAAATGAATGATAAAGCATTGGAATTTGAAAATAAATTTTTAGAGAACTCATTGGATTGGGAAAAAGAAACATTTGAAAATAGTAAAAAACAATTAATCGAAATAATAAAATAA
- a CDS encoding IS3 family transposase, translating to MLGMNQSSYYRRPSLGKKGNKPSVFTYNKFKGMVSQETVIASVKEILSHEFIDCGYRLMTSYLHRDGYKINHKKLYRIMKEEGLLKLENRINRSGSGRKFVKYRKVITVRPFQCIEMDIKMVWIPSVGKNAYLLSIIDVHTRRILKDYFSFSIKQNKVITFLSDLFLEYQYPENVVIRSDNGSQFIAKSVREYLGIIGVQQEFTHVATPEENAHIEAYHGILKKEVFQRVDYRTFGEIEQILKRYVIFYNNNRLHGLLGRITPMEKWNQDKDLILLEKLTA from the coding sequence ATGTTAGGTATGAATCAAAGCAGCTATTACCGAAGGCCAAGTCTTGGCAAAAAAGGTAATAAGCCTAGTGTCTTTACTTATAATAAGTTCAAGGGAATGGTGAGTCAAGAAACTGTTATAGCATCGGTTAAAGAGATTTTAAGCCATGAGTTTATAGACTGCGGATACCGCTTAATGACTTCTTACTTACATCGAGATGGATATAAGATTAATCACAAAAAGCTTTACCGAATTATGAAAGAAGAAGGCTTGTTAAAACTCGAAAATAGGATAAACAGGAGTGGTTCTGGGCGTAAGTTTGTAAAATATAGAAAGGTTATTACTGTTAGGCCGTTTCAGTGTATAGAAATGGATATTAAGATGGTTTGGATTCCTAGTGTAGGTAAAAATGCCTACTTACTATCAATCATAGACGTTCATACCCGTAGAATTTTAAAAGATTACTTCTCTTTTTCAATAAAACAGAACAAAGTAATAACATTCCTTTCTGATTTATTTTTAGAATACCAATACCCTGAAAACGTTGTTATTAGAAGTGATAATGGTAGTCAATTTATTGCCAAAAGTGTTCGTGAATACCTAGGTATAATAGGTGTTCAGCAGGAATTTACACATGTAGCCACACCTGAAGAAAATGCACATATTGAAGCTTATCATGGAATCCTAAAAAAAGAAGTGTTCCAAAGGGTTGATTATAGAACTTTTGGAGAAATTGAACAGATATTAAAAAGGTATGTGATTTTCTATAACAATAATAGGCTGCATGGGCTATTAGGACGTATTACACCAATGGAAAAATGGAACCAAGATAAAGATCTAATTTTATTGGAAAAATTAACCGCATAA
- a CDS encoding type I restriction endonuclease subunit R — protein sequence MLNPIERITQNRIIKLFTEQFDYTYYGNWEERPNNSNVEQEYLRAFLLKQGYTETLINKAVSEVSQLANSHSGNLYDRNKKMYNLLRYGVKARPELGEQFDTVFPIDWHNWEKNNFAIAEEVTLNNTEHSRRPDIVLYINGIAVGILELKRGTVDIAESIRQNISNQQGKFSEWFFTTTQIVLAGNNTQGLRYGTIETPEKYYLSWKEDENENHEYKLDKYLKKLCDKERLLDILYNGVIFDAGIKKLPRPHQYFCLKEAQDFVRRREGGIIWHTQGSGKSLMMVMLGKWILENIPNSRIVIMTDRSELDDQIERVFNDVGETDIAKAKSGKDLMGYLQSSRPRLICSLIHKFGNKGETDYDVFLKELKDNPIQTQGEIFVFVDECHRSQGGKLNEIMKAALHNAVFIGFTGTPLLKQDKKTSQHVFGRYIHTYKFNEAVIDGVVKDLMYEGRSIEQNLTSQIKVDQWFEAKTAALNDFQKNEIKKKWGTMQNVLSSKSRMEKIVADILLDFSTKPRLKHETGNAILVASSIYEAAKYYQLFLNTEFKNRCAVVTSYNPLARDVSLEDTGADTDTDKEFIYKVYTDLLKNVSPKGNKSKTETYESDVKEQFRKEPARMKLLIVVSKLLTGFDSPPCSYIYIDKKMQDHTLFQAICRVNRLDTDDKDYGYIVDYMELFGKVTDAIDVYTSELDSEGFTNEEVSIQLKDRIKVAADRLEVAMETVEAICENVESPKNDLNYIRFFCGNTEIAEELKGNEYKRMALYKSIVEYIRAYANMAADFENAGYDAKSIKRFKDKLEHYLSLREIIRIASNEVIDLKQYEADMRFLIDTYIRAEESEKITPFDDISLLDLMETDMDKAIDALPKSIRGNKEAVSEVMENNVRSKIVEEHLLDPKYFEKMSLLLQELIEARKREMITYQEYLLQMAELSKMVNKGQQEDIPEALNSKGKVALYHLLEDEKLAMVCDEAVQYAKQDGFRENMMKQRKVKKAINDIIQNEELANQVYHIIEIHKDEY from the coding sequence ATGCTTAACCCAATAGAACGCATCACCCAAAACCGCATCATCAAATTGTTTACAGAACAATTTGATTACACTTACTATGGAAACTGGGAAGAGCGACCTAATAATAGTAATGTAGAACAAGAGTACTTGCGTGCTTTTTTACTGAAACAAGGCTACACAGAAACCTTGATAAACAAAGCCGTAAGTGAAGTTAGTCAATTGGCGAACAGTCACAGTGGTAATTTGTACGATCGTAACAAGAAAATGTACAATTTGTTGCGATATGGTGTAAAAGCGCGTCCAGAGTTGGGGGAACAGTTTGATACTGTTTTTCCTATTGATTGGCACAATTGGGAGAAGAATAACTTTGCTATTGCTGAAGAAGTAACCTTAAATAACACCGAACACAGCAGGCGACCAGATATTGTGTTGTACATCAATGGAATCGCAGTTGGGATATTAGAATTAAAACGAGGAACAGTAGATATAGCCGAGAGTATTCGACAGAACATTTCCAACCAGCAAGGGAAGTTTAGTGAATGGTTTTTCACCACCACTCAAATTGTTCTGGCAGGGAATAATACACAAGGTTTACGTTACGGTACTATTGAAACACCCGAAAAATATTATTTGTCTTGGAAGGAAGATGAGAACGAAAATCATGAATACAAATTAGACAAATACCTGAAAAAGTTATGTGATAAAGAGCGACTGTTAGATATCTTATACAATGGGGTTATTTTTGATGCTGGAATTAAAAAATTACCACGACCACACCAATATTTTTGTTTGAAAGAAGCACAAGACTTTGTCAGACGAAGAGAAGGCGGAATTATATGGCACACACAAGGATCAGGAAAATCGCTGATGATGGTGATGCTAGGAAAATGGATATTAGAAAATATACCTAATTCACGTATTGTAATCATGACAGATCGATCTGAATTGGACGATCAAATAGAACGGGTCTTTAACGATGTTGGCGAAACTGATATTGCCAAAGCCAAATCAGGAAAAGATTTGATGGGGTATTTGCAATCGTCTCGACCAAGATTGATTTGTTCGTTGATTCATAAGTTCGGGAATAAAGGGGAAACGGATTATGATGTATTTCTTAAAGAACTTAAAGATAATCCTATCCAGACACAAGGCGAGATTTTTGTCTTTGTAGATGAATGTCACCGTTCCCAAGGCGGGAAACTGAACGAAATTATGAAAGCAGCATTACACAATGCCGTTTTTATTGGTTTCACTGGTACCCCTTTATTAAAACAAGATAAAAAAACATCACAACATGTTTTTGGTCGCTACATTCATACGTACAAATTCAACGAAGCGGTAATAGATGGAGTAGTTAAAGATTTAATGTATGAAGGACGATCTATTGAACAGAATTTGACGTCTCAGATAAAGGTCGATCAATGGTTTGAGGCAAAAACAGCTGCCTTAAATGATTTCCAGAAAAATGAAATCAAAAAGAAATGGGGTACGATGCAAAATGTACTGAGTTCCAAGAGTAGAATGGAGAAAATTGTTGCAGATATTCTATTGGATTTTAGTACTAAACCAAGGTTAAAACACGAAACAGGAAATGCTATTTTGGTAGCTTCCTCTATTTATGAGGCAGCCAAGTATTATCAATTATTTCTAAATACCGAATTCAAGAATAGGTGTGCGGTGGTAACATCTTATAATCCATTGGCTCGTGATGTGAGCCTCGAAGATACAGGTGCTGATACCGATACGGATAAGGAATTTATTTATAAGGTTTATACTGATTTACTAAAAAATGTTAGTCCAAAAGGAAATAAATCCAAAACGGAAACCTACGAATCGGATGTAAAAGAACAATTCAGAAAAGAACCTGCAAGAATGAAATTACTTATTGTAGTTTCTAAATTGTTGACTGGTTTTGATTCGCCACCTTGTTCCTATATTTACATTGATAAAAAAATGCAAGATCATACCTTGTTTCAAGCCATTTGTCGCGTGAACCGTTTGGATACAGATGATAAAGACTATGGATACATCGTCGATTATATGGAATTATTTGGTAAAGTTACTGATGCCATTGATGTTTATACTTCAGAATTAGACAGTGAAGGATTTACCAACGAGGAAGTATCGATTCAATTAAAAGATCGTATCAAAGTCGCCGCTGATCGATTAGAAGTCGCAATGGAAACGGTCGAAGCAATTTGCGAAAATGTAGAAAGTCCAAAAAACGATTTGAATTATATTCGTTTTTTCTGTGGTAATACTGAGATAGCCGAAGAATTAAAAGGCAATGAATACAAACGAATGGCGTTGTATAAATCCATAGTGGAATACATTCGAGCTTACGCTAACATGGCAGCTGATTTTGAAAATGCGGGTTATGATGCTAAAAGCATCAAACGCTTCAAAGACAAGTTAGAACACTATTTAAGCCTAAGAGAAATAATAAGGATTGCTAGTAATGAAGTGATTGATTTGAAGCAGTACGAAGCAGATATGCGCTTTTTAATCGATACATACATCAGAGCAGAAGAATCAGAGAAAATCACCCCTTTTGATGATATTTCATTGTTAGATTTGATGGAGACGGATATGGACAAAGCAATAGATGCTTTACCTAAATCTATCCGAGGAAATAAAGAAGCTGTTTCTGAGGTCATGGAAAACAATGTTCGTAGCAAGATTGTAGAAGAACACCTTTTAGACCCCAAGTATTTTGAAAAAATGTCACTTTTGTTACAAGAATTGATTGAAGCTAGAAAGAGGGAAATGATTACCTACCAAGAGTACTTGCTTCAAATGGCTGAGCTATCGAAAATGGTTAATAAAGGACAACAGGAAGATATTCCGGAAGCATTGAATTCTAAAGGGAAAGTTGCATTATATCATTTGCTAGAAGACGAGAAACTGGCTATGGTTTGCGATGAAGCTGTACAATATGCTAAGCAAGATGGCTTTAGGGAAAATATGATGAAGCAGCGCAAGGTAAAAAAAGCCATAAATGATATAATTCAAAATGAAGAATTAGCCAATCAAGTATATCACATAATTGAGATACATAAAGACGAATATTAA
- a CDS encoding TIR domain-containing protein, with amino-acid sequence MAKNYKIFISHSWSYPDDLIKLRGLLEERGYFNVVFQEAGNDVPINSENASYIKKVLKAKITDSDVVLAIAGMYASYSDWIAWEVETAYLNDIPVIGVIPRGQERISATVTKYSKIDVRWNTESIVEAIRAYAK; translated from the coding sequence ATGGCAAAAAATTATAAAATTTTCATTAGTCACTCTTGGAGTTACCCTGATGATCTAATAAAATTAAGAGGTTTATTAGAGGAAAGAGGTTATTTTAATGTTGTCTTTCAAGAAGCGGGTAATGATGTTCCAATAAATTCAGAAAATGCATCATATATTAAAAAAGTTCTTAAAGCCAAAATAACAGATTCTGATGTTGTTTTAGCAATTGCAGGAATGTATGCATCGTATTCAGATTGGATTGCTTGGGAAGTCGAAACTGCATATTTAAATGATATTCCAGTTATTGGAGTAATACCAAGAGGTCAAGAAAGAATTTCAGCAACAGTTACAAAATATTCTAAAATTGATGTAAGATGGAATACGGAAAGTATAGTTGAAGCAATAAGAGCGTACGCTAAATAA
- a CDS encoding IS630 family transposase produces MKGKRNEEQFRFKQEQIETLKSLEDSGYIDLYFGDQSHFGLSPNVPYAWQTKDNPILLPAAKGKYQNVVGLMTRKNKLYFETLETTFNSDRIISFMNRFVEQTIKKTIVILDNSPIHKSKKFMAKIEQWKEKDVLIYFLPPYSPELNLIEILWRRIKYQWLDFDAYKSFENLKEKLNFVLTNFGIKYDIKF; encoded by the coding sequence TTGAAAGGCAAACGCAACGAAGAACAATTTAGATTTAAACAAGAGCAGATAGAAACATTAAAGAGTTTGGAAGATAGCGGTTATATTGATTTATATTTTGGAGACCAAAGTCATTTTGGACTCTCTCCTAATGTGCCTTATGCTTGGCAAACAAAGGATAATCCAATTTTGTTACCCGCTGCTAAAGGTAAATATCAGAATGTAGTTGGATTAATGACCCGTAAAAATAAACTCTATTTCGAAACACTTGAAACAACCTTTAATTCAGATAGAATCATCAGTTTTATGAATCGATTTGTGGAACAAACCATTAAAAAAACCATTGTAATTCTTGACAATTCTCCCATACACAAATCAAAGAAGTTTATGGCTAAAATAGAACAATGGAAAGAAAAAGATGTTTTAATTTACTTTTTGCCACCTTATTCTCCAGAGTTAAACCTGATTGAAATTCTATGGCGGAGAATAAAATATCAATGGTTAGATTTTGATGCTTATAAATCATTCGAAAACCTCAAAGAAAAATTAAATTTTGTCCTGACTAATTTTGGAATAAAATACGACATTAAATTTTAA
- a CDS encoding helix-turn-helix domain-containing protein, protein MRYVTLKEEEVLVLEHLYQNSPNNTVRKRSQCLVLSHQRHKIKDLASIFKVSRRTIERWFDSWASIGVDSLAISEGRGAKTLLKDYTEEVSKQLELHNRNLKNVLIYFEEQHNIVICKKTLQNFLKVTGL, encoded by the coding sequence ATGAGATATGTAACACTAAAAGAAGAAGAGGTTTTGGTACTAGAGCACCTTTACCAAAATAGCCCTAATAATACTGTTAGGAAACGTAGTCAATGCCTTGTTTTATCACATCAAAGACACAAGATTAAAGACTTGGCTTCTATTTTTAAAGTCAGTCGCAGAACGATTGAACGTTGGTTTGATAGTTGGGCTAGTATTGGGGTTGATTCTCTTGCTATATCAGAAGGAAGAGGAGCAAAAACTCTTTTAAAAGACTATACGGAAGAAGTTTCCAAGCAATTAGAACTTCACAATAGAAATTTAAAAAATGTATTAATTTACTTTGAGGAGCAACACAATATTGTCATCTGCAAAAAGACTTTGCAGAATTTTTTAAAAGTTACTGGGCTATAA
- a CDS encoding transposase, producing the protein MKYKKWSLEEKLEILSSCEDLGVVETCRKYSVSTGSLYSWKKKHEKQGEAGLKVTYDDRSKELKQAEEENRILRKLLANKEIELEIGRELLKKKFGTSDPRKI; encoded by the coding sequence ATGAAATACAAGAAATGGAGTTTAGAAGAGAAGTTGGAAATTTTATCTTCTTGCGAAGATTTAGGCGTTGTAGAAACCTGTCGTAAATACAGTGTTAGTACAGGAAGTTTGTATAGTTGGAAGAAGAAGCATGAAAAACAAGGAGAGGCAGGCTTAAAAGTTACTTATGACGATCGTAGCAAAGAGTTAAAGCAAGCTGAGGAAGAGAACAGAATTCTACGTAAATTATTAGCTAATAAAGAAATTGAACTAGAAATTGGACGTGAACTTTTAAAAAAAAAGTTTGGGACGTCCGATCCAAGAAAGATTTAG